The region CTCCCAGAGTCCGGTCCTGGATTTGCCTGAAGCACCAGGTAGTAGCTGAACGCTCCTTCATCCGTATCTGGCGCACCCGGATTTCGAGACACCTTTTCAACCTGACATCCCATCAGGCTCAATAACGGAACCTGCCATCGCTCCGCGTCGCCTTCATAAAGCAGCGCATCCGAAGTTATCTTCAGAAACCCGGAATCTGAATTGCTCATCAGCATCACTTTGCCCCAGTTCTTTCGAGGCACTATGTCAATGTAATGAGACTCTGTATCTTCTGAATCAATGATTGCATCGGGTCGATGGCGCAGGCGAATCCGCATCAGGCTGCGAATCCACAAGTTGGGCAAATGGTCGCCCCAGGCTGCGACCAGCACGAACGGAACAACCAGACAGCCGAACCCACCACCAATCCAGAGTGCAACGGATAAGGTGTCAAGTTCAGCACGATGCATCCAGGTGTAGATCCAGATGCCAATTGACGAAATCAACGCAGCCACCAGCGGACCTAAACTGATGACTGTACAGCAAATGATCACGGGACGACTAAGAACACGCTGGTCCGCGGGCTGATCGAATTCCCAGATACGCGCCATCCCTGTGACTCTGGGTGCCGTCCGCTCCACCTCTTCCAGAGTCATCGGCGCCGTGGAACGCCGTATGGTAACCGGCTCCCAGTCCTTCAGTTCGACCGTGACGCCCTGATCATGCAGAACCTGTGCCAGCTTTTCGCAGGCTACCGATCCAGGAATACCAACCAGAACGATGCCATTCAGCGCCTTCACAGTCATCAGCCCGAATTTCAGTTCGCACTCTTCTGGTCGCTGGATAATGACGCGAGCAATGCCGGCCAGGGGGACGGTCGTCAACGCTGTCATCATGCCGGCATTTGCAAAACAAGTGATGTTCTTTTCGTCGATAGAAATATCTCGCTGAAACCAGACCAGTTCGCGAACAGCCACCAACAGAACGCCAACTCCCATACCAGCCAGAATGGCAAGTGGGACGGAAAGCCTGGGCCCCCCGGCATCGATCCCGAAGCGGGCTGCCATCAGACCGGCCGACATCACCACTGCAACAACAATTGCGAGTATGATTTTCCCGCGCCATTCACTCCGAGTACGCATCCGCGGGACAAAGAAAATCGGCTCATTCCATCGCATCAGGTTCCGCTTAAAAATGGCCATGGCTTGCTGGTTCCCGAGTCATCGGTTTTGAAGGGCTCTACACGTGTATTCGCGAATAAGCCTGCTGTCTTCGGCTTTCAGTGACAACATAACCTGACCCCGACTCCGGAGCAATCAGCGAAAAGCGTGTGGAATGCGCGGGCAAAGGAATGCGGAAATCCGCGGCCGAATATCACAGGTGTTCAAAACGCCGGAAGCCCCACTCATCAGGCCCGGCGCGGTTGGGCTGACGACAGTTTTGGGAAAGGTAGCCCGGCGCATCAGCGGGTGATCGCCTTCACCCCAAAAGGCGATGCGATGGTGAGGCGAAAAGGGGCCCGGCCCCCGTTTGCTGATCCCGAGCTGAGCGGCGCCCACCCATCCACACAAGAACGGCGAATTCGAAATACAAATCTCCAATCTGAAACTTGATCTCTGCTAACTCCGTTGCTGTCCCGATTTTTCATCGAACTGCCAAGCTAACGTTCCAGGTTTCGACTTGTGTGGTCATTCAACGAGGCATCGAACTTTCTCAGCGCAGGAAAAAGTTCAAGCGGGTAATCCGTCAGAATGCCATGGATACCAGCCTGAACAGCATGTCCCCAGTTCTCCGGGACTTGGCCACTGACCGTCGCTCCGGCAATGAAAGCTCGTTTGCCCCCACTCCGAAGGGCCTTCATTTGTTCTTCCGGGGGCAGATAACGAAAATAGACCCAGTCTGCATTTGCAGACGCGAGAGCCTGTGGAAATTCTTCTGCAGTGTTTGCGACCGCGGCCGTCTGTGCGGCCGTTGAAACTTGTTTGATGCGGTCTCTTATCGCTGGCTCAGAAATCGTTTTACCGATAAACAGCAAGCGATGCAGCACCTGATGTGTTTCAGCCATTCGCACAACCTCCTGCTCACCACCGTCTTTGATATCCACAGCAATCAGCACATCATGTTGTCGATATTGAGCAATCAGTCGCAGTACTTCATCGACTGTTGGCACCTTTTCACCAGCAAATCTGGGATCAAACCACCGACCGGCGTCCATTTGACGAATTTCTTCAAGAGTTAAGTCAACGACTTTACCCGTTCCATTGGTTGTGCGATCGACGGTGTCGTCGTGAATACAGATCAAATGCCCGTCACGTGTTCTCTTGATATCAAATTCAAACCCCAGCCGCAGTTCGAGGCAGGCCTGGAAGTTACCGAGTGTGTTTTCGGGGGCATGAAGCAGCAATCCCCGGTGAGCGACAACATAAGGTGGCTCGGTGGCACTGGTCTTCATCAAACCGGCGGGGAAGCAAACAGCCAGGACGACGAAACAGAGTCTTGCAAACATGCCGTTACCTCGGAAAAGAATGCGTCAATGGTCTTTTTGGGTTCCGCCCCAAACAACATGGAGTCGTCCTGGCCGCGCTTTGCCTCAGGCCACGACGACTCCATGTTTATTCCTTGCACATGCATGATGCTCGCTGAACATGCATGATGCTCGCTCTGCAGCATACCGGACAATCTTCCGCGGAATCCAGGTATGGTCATTCCGTCAGATCAGGTGATTTGGTCAATCCTGATCGGCATATTGCACCTGCGGCCTGCCGACCAGTAAAGGATCAGTCGGTCCGATGGCGGCAAGGTCCCGACCGTCAAAATTTATGTTGTGAAGTACATGTCGCAATGCGTTCAGTCGGGCTCTTTTCTTGCAGTCAGACTTAACGACAGTCCACGGCGAATCCACAGTATCGGTGTGATGAAACATCGCCTCTTTGGCTTTTGTGTATTCGTCCCATTTATCAAGCGACGCAAGGTCGACCGGCGAAAGCTTCCATTGCTTGAGCGGGTGTCGTTCGCGTTCCCTGAAGCGTCTTCGCTGTTCATCACGGCTGACGGAGAACCAGAACTTCATCAAGACAATTCCGCTTCGCACCAGGTTGCGTTCGAACTCCGGGACCTGCCTCATGAATTCGTCGTAATCATCATCCGAACAAAACCCCATCACTCGTTCGACACCAGCCCGATTGTACCACGAACGATCGAACAGAATGATCTCGCCACGCGTTGGCAGATGTTCCACGTATCGCTGAAAGTACCATTGCCCGGATTCTGCCTCCGTTGGCTTTTCAAGTGCGACGACTCGAGCACCGCGGGGATTGAGGTGTTCCATGAATCGCTTGATTGTGCCTCCTTTACCTGCCGCATCACGGCCTTCAAACAGGATTACGATTCTCGCTCCTGTTTTTTTAACCCAGGCCTGCAGCTTCAGGAGTTCGACCTGCAGTTTGTATTTTTGCTTTTCATAAGACTTTCTGGACATCAGATTCTTGTACGGATACCCACCCTGTCGCCAGTTTTCTGACAGGACATCATCGGGAGATATTTTTTCAGAACTGACTGCTGGTTCGCGGCCGAGGAGTGCGTTGCGGATTACGTTTGCATCGTCGGCAGATGTTCCATCCATAATCGCATGCAGAACTTTGGCAATGGTTTCGGGATCATGCGGCGGGATTTCGGCCACGATATCCCTTACCGCGTTGATCTTGGCCTCCTGAGCCGCACTGATGGCGCTGGCGACTGTGTACTTCTCAATTCCCGACTTCGACTTTGAGGGCACCGTATCGCCGGCAACCACTTCGCGGGGTGTTGTGTCATCATCAAGCTTCCGCATGTCGCCAAATGTTTGATTTGCCATGTTCTCACCACTCCGCGTTAAACTCTGCGTCGCACTCGTTCGTGTCACTCAGCCGATTGGTTCTCTACTTCATCACTTGTTTCGATATCATTCGTCTTCTCGTGATCCGATTCGTCTGAAGTCCAGTTCGTAGAACCAGAGATCGTCGTTTGGTACATCCAGCCGCAGTTGCTGAAACACCTGCTTCGCATCAGGCACGAACTGAATTGTCCCGTCACCAAACCAGGCAAATTGATTTCGCCAGCGAATTCGAAATGTGTCGAATTGAATGTGCTCCAGGTCCGCGATCAGATGTTCATTGGGCAGCAGACGCAGCACAAGCCCCTGTCCTTCTTTTGTAACACTCGCATCGCCATAAAGTGGACAACGAAATTCACCGGCATAGGCATCCAGCGACCGCGAAGGTTGTGTTCCAGTGACAGTTGCAGCAACCGTCTTTTCAATCCGATCATGGAAATCCAGTCGTCCCTTTCGGTCAGTGACCAGATCTTCTGTCAGCCATTCGCGTTGCGAACCGCCCAGATAACGGTCCATGACTGTA is a window of Planctomycetaceae bacterium DNA encoding:
- a CDS encoding glycerophosphodiester phosphodiesterase family protein, translating into MFARLCFVVLAVCFPAGLMKTSATEPPYVVAHRGLLLHAPENTLGNFQACLELRLGFEFDIKRTRDGHLICIHDDTVDRTTNGTGKVVDLTLEEIRQMDAGRWFDPRFAGEKVPTVDEVLRLIAQYRQHDVLIAVDIKDGGEQEVVRMAETHQVLHRLLFIGKTISEPAIRDRIKQVSTAAQTAAVANTAEEFPQALASANADWVYFRYLPPEEQMKALRSGGKRAFIAGATVSGQVPENWGHAVQAGIHGILTDYPLELFPALRKFDASLNDHTSRNLER
- the ppk2 gene encoding polyphosphate kinase 2, with amino-acid sequence MANQTFGDMRKLDDDTTPREVVAGDTVPSKSKSGIEKYTVASAISAAQEAKINAVRDIVAEIPPHDPETIAKVLHAIMDGTSADDANVIRNALLGREPAVSSEKISPDDVLSENWRQGGYPYKNLMSRKSYEKQKYKLQVELLKLQAWVKKTGARIVILFEGRDAAGKGGTIKRFMEHLNPRGARVVALEKPTEAESGQWYFQRYVEHLPTRGEIILFDRSWYNRAGVERVMGFCSDDDYDEFMRQVPEFERNLVRSGIVLMKFWFSVSRDEQRRRFRERERHPLKQWKLSPVDLASLDKWDEYTKAKEAMFHHTDTVDSPWTVVKSDCKKRARLNALRHVLHNINFDGRDLAAIGPTDPLLVGRPQVQYADQD